Proteins from one Planctomycetota bacterium genomic window:
- a CDS encoding winged helix-turn-helix transcriptional regulator has translation MVEQNGSQIEHNRVFIVMIDEAGISEKEFEVIRSLEENSHYNQRLIAKEAGISLGLTNLILKKMIKKGYLKARQLTPKKIQYILTPKGILEKAKKSYWFTKRTINTMRGMKQRIQEAILKEYEQGNKKFAIKGKGELADLVEIAMRDLSLGDVALARLADDSVQNDNEYTLIIADDDSNVNIKSKNSNNMSKPNRRVINILELLAQ, from the coding sequence ATGGTTGAACAAAATGGTTCACAGATTGAACATAATCGCGTGTTTATTGTTATGATTGATGAAGCGGGCATTTCGGAAAAGGAATTTGAGGTTATCCGGTCGCTGGAAGAAAACAGCCATTATAACCAGCGTCTTATTGCCAAAGAGGCAGGTATTTCGCTTGGGTTAACCAATTTAATCCTCAAGAAGATGATTAAGAAGGGGTATCTCAAAGCGCGCCAGCTTACGCCCAAGAAGATACAGTATATTTTAACGCCTAAAGGCATATTGGAAAAAGCCAAGAAGTCGTATTGGTTTACCAAGCGAACGATTAATACCATGCGCGGCATGAAACAGCGCATCCAGGAAGCGATTCTGAAGGAATACGAGCAAGGTAATAAAAAGTTTGCCATTAAGGGAAAAGGAGAATTGGCTGACTTGGTTGAGATTGCCATGCGTGACTTGTCCTTAGGAGATGTAGCATTAGCCAGGCTGGCTGACGATTCTGTTCAAAACGATAACGAATATACATTAATCATCGCGGATGATGATAGCAATGTAAATATTAAATCTAAGAATAGCAATAACATGTCAAAGCCTAATAGACGAGTTATTAATATATTAGAGTTATTAGCCCAATAA
- a CDS encoding aminotransferase class III-fold pyridoxal phosphate-dependent enzyme, which produces MANNTQNLDKSLKLWERAENIIMNGTQLYSKMPSVSIKGVSPIYFVEGKGSKVIDLEGNKYIDYSMALGPCILGYANPEVNHAVKKQMAKGSIFSLPHPIEVEAAELLCKIIPCAEMVRFLKTGSEATNTAVRMARAYTGREKLIKGHYHGWHEWSICDTPKNGGIPKVLRNYVFTPNYNDYDAYEKIFRRHKGEIAAVIIEPIEFEPPRDRFLHRIKELAHRNNALLIFDEVVTGFRFGLGGAQEHFGVIPDIATFGKGMAGGLPLSCVVGRKKVIMGAKDKIFVSTTFGGDTLALRAFLTTIKIMQSHNVAKKIWDFGAELKEKTSRILKDAGIINNIRCVGLPPRLGFEFKDNQGKDSKELKTLFMQEVVKRKIFFVWNILPSFAHGGKDMAETIEAFKVSAQICRKALNENRLKDYLEGEMPITVV; this is translated from the coding sequence ATGGCAAATAATACGCAGAATCTGGATAAATCCCTTAAATTATGGGAACGGGCGGAAAACATAATAATGAACGGCACCCAGCTTTACAGCAAAATGCCCTCGGTCAGCATTAAAGGCGTCTCCCCCATTTATTTCGTTGAAGGCAAAGGCTCAAAGGTTATAGACCTGGAAGGTAATAAATACATAGATTACTCCATGGCATTGGGTCCCTGTATCTTGGGTTATGCCAACCCTGAAGTAAATCACGCGGTGAAAAAGCAAATGGCTAAAGGCTCTATTTTCTCTCTCCCCCACCCAATAGAAGTGGAAGCAGCCGAGTTGCTCTGCAAGATTATTCCCTGTGCGGAAATGGTCCGGTTCCTCAAGACCGGCTCGGAAGCTACCAACACCGCAGTGCGCATGGCACGCGCTTATACAGGCAGGGAAAAACTCATTAAAGGGCATTATCACGGCTGGCATGAATGGTCCATTTGCGATACGCCTAAAAATGGTGGCATCCCGAAGGTATTGAGAAACTATGTGTTCACACCGAATTATAACGATTATGACGCCTATGAAAAAATATTCCGCAGACACAAAGGCGAAATAGCGGCGGTTATTATTGAACCAATAGAATTTGAGCCGCCTAGGGACAGGTTCTTGCACCGGATAAAAGAACTTGCCCATAGAAATAATGCTCTTTTGATATTTGATGAAGTGGTTACCGGATTCAGGTTTGGATTAGGAGGCGCACAAGAACACTTCGGCGTTATTCCCGATATTGCTACCTTTGGCAAAGGCATGGCCGGCGGGCTGCCTCTTTCCTGTGTGGTCGGGCGGAAAAAAGTTATCATGGGGGCCAAGGATAAAATATTTGTTTCAACCACATTCGGAGGGGATACCCTTGCTTTAAGAGCTTTCCTGACCACCATTAAAATCATGCAAAGCCACAACGTTGCCAAAAAGATATGGGATTTTGGTGCGGAATTAAAAGAAAAGACCAGCCGGATATTAAAAGATGCCGGCATTATCAATAATATCCGTTGTGTCGGTCTGCCGCCGAGGTTAGGTTTTGAATTTAAGGATAATCAAGGGAAGGATTCCAAGGAGTTAAAAACGCTGTTTATGCAGGAAGTGGTTAAACGAAAGATATTCTTTGTCTGGAATATTTTACCATCCTTTGCCCATGGTGGAAAGGACATGGCGGAAACGATTGAAGCATTTAAGGTTTCGGCGCAAATATGCCGGAAGGCTCTTAATGAAAATCGCTTAAAAGATTATTTGGAAGGGGAAATGCCAATAACGGTGGTATGA
- a CDS encoding GNAT family N-acetyltransferase, whose translation MPGKKSYLRGIEKEDLPILARWINDSKVTHYMFMGSRPAVLDRLLEQWEHETKSEHDIVFTIVSRKGEKIIGSAGLYTINWISRSAEFRVIIGETLYWDKGIGVEITKLLTEYGFSKLNLNKVWLGVNASNLAAVKCYEKAGFIREGVLREEIYRNNQYYNAIRMSILRKEFYAQKGRR comes from the coding sequence ATGCCAGGTAAAAAAAGTTACTTGAGAGGGATAGAAAAAGAAGACCTCCCGATACTTGCGCGCTGGATTAACGACTCAAAAGTAACTCATTATATGTTCATGGGCAGCCGGCCGGCTGTTTTAGACCGTTTATTAGAACAATGGGAACATGAAACAAAGAGTGAACACGACATCGTTTTTACGATTGTCTCACGAAAAGGCGAGAAAATAATTGGGAGCGCAGGGTTGTATACGATTAATTGGATTAGCCGGTCAGCTGAATTTAGGGTTATTATCGGGGAAACGTTATATTGGGATAAAGGAATTGGCGTGGAAATAACGAAATTACTTACGGAATACGGATTTAGCAAGCTAAACTTGAATAAAGTTTGGTTAGGAGTTAACGCATCAAATCTGGCAGCGGTTAAATGCTACGAAAAAGCCGGTTTTATCCGCGAAGGTGTCTTACGGGAAGAAATTTATCGCAACAACCAGTATTATAACGCCATCAGAATGAGCATATTAAGGAAGGAGTTTTATGCACAAAAAGGCCGGAGATAA
- a CDS encoding DegT/DnrJ/EryC1/StrS family aminotransferase — translation MSKKLALLGGKKVRTSPFPRHPIIGKEEKNAVKEVLDSGNLSTFIASPGQYFLGGKKIKEFESLFAAYHKIKYAVSFNSATAALHAAVVACGVKPLEEVLTTPFTFTSTATCALMANAVPVFIDVEPDNFNIDPEKIEEHISPLTRAIIPVHLFGYPADMDKIMEIAKRHNLKVIEDCAQAPGAVYKKKLVGTIGDCGIFSFTENKNITSGEGGMLITNNEEIAEIARLVRNHGEAIVAAQPRSYRSTILGWNYRMTEVDAAIGIEQFKKMDYFNNQRIKLANYLAKKLSKIDGLKIPGVDAGMKHVYYIFACKYDEKKIKIPRSLFVKALNVEGIPFSAGYIRPLYFSPIYHENKPFFYQYYHGKASYEPGICPVAEKLYEKELVLTAMARPPATIKDMSNIVSAIYKILDNKNEFEGGENHGK, via the coding sequence ATGAGCAAAAAATTAGCATTATTGGGCGGAAAGAAAGTGCGAACCAGCCCTTTTCCTCGTCATCCAATCATCGGCAAGGAAGAAAAAAATGCGGTTAAGGAAGTATTGGATTCCGGTAATTTATCCACCTTTATCGCCTCACCGGGCCAGTATTTTCTCGGCGGCAAGAAAATCAAGGAGTTTGAAAGCCTTTTTGCAGCTTATCATAAGATAAAATATGCGGTCAGTTTCAACTCCGCAACAGCGGCATTACATGCGGCTGTCGTTGCCTGCGGCGTAAAGCCGTTAGAAGAAGTATTAACCACCCCGTTTACTTTTACCTCAACAGCCACCTGCGCCTTAATGGCTAATGCCGTTCCTGTTTTCATTGATGTAGAGCCGGATAATTTCAATATAGACCCGGAGAAAATTGAGGAGCACATTTCCCCGCTGACCAGAGCGATTATTCCAGTGCATCTTTTCGGCTATCCCGCAGACATGGATAAAATCATGGAAATAGCCAAAAGGCATAATCTCAAAGTAATTGAAGATTGCGCTCAGGCTCCCGGTGCCGTATATAAGAAAAAACTCGTTGGAACCATAGGCGATTGCGGTATTTTCTCTTTTACGGAAAATAAGAATATTACGAGCGGTGAAGGAGGCATGCTGATTACCAATAATGAAGAAATTGCTGAAATCGCAAGATTAGTAAGAAATCACGGCGAGGCTATCGTTGCAGCTCAGCCGCGAAGTTACCGCTCGACTATTTTGGGATGGAATTACCGGATGACTGAAGTAGATGCCGCAATCGGGATAGAACAATTTAAGAAAATGGATTACTTCAATAACCAAAGAATCAAACTGGCGAACTATCTGGCGAAGAAACTAAGCAAGATAGACGGCTTAAAAATCCCCGGAGTCGATGCAGGCATGAAACATGTATATTATATCTTTGCCTGCAAGTATGATGAGAAAAAAATAAAGATTCCCAGAAGCCTTTTTGTCAAGGCGTTGAATGTGGAAGGAATACCATTTAGTGCCGGCTATATCAGGCCCTTGTATTTCAGTCCCATCTATCATGAGAATAAACCGTTTTTCTACCAGTATTATCATGGCAAGGCTTCTTATGAGCCGGGAATATGCCCGGTGGCAGAGAAATTATATGAAAAGGAACTGGTATTAACCGCGATGGCAAGACCTCCGGCAACAATTAAAGACATGAGCAATATCGTCAGTGCCATCTACAAAATACTTGATAACAAAAATGAGTTTGAAGGAGGCGAAAATCATGGCAAATAA
- the pseB gene encoding UDP-N-acetylglucosamine 4,6-dehydratase (inverting) — protein sequence MNWKNQTVLVTGGTGSFGKKFTETILKCPIKKLIIFSRDELKQHEMQQRFTDDRLRFFIGDVRDAERLCRAFEGVDIVVHAAALKQVPTAEYNPFEAIKTNVLGAKNVIDSAIDRGITKVMAISTDKAVNPINLYGASKLCAEKLFIDGNAYAGAKNTNFSVARYGNVVGSRGSVIPLFNEMKKTGILTITDERMTRFWITLEQGVNFVIECIEQMQGGEIFVPKIPSMKMVDVAKSIAPKCKIKIIGIRPGEKLHEALMTDDEVRRALEFHDFYVVQPDFKWWSDGNWKGGKKLSEEFKYSSDKNNRWLTAAELKRMI from the coding sequence ATGAATTGGAAAAACCAGACCGTTTTAGTTACAGGCGGAACCGGTTCTTTCGGCAAGAAGTTTACAGAAACCATCTTGAAGTGTCCTATCAAGAAATTGATTATATTCAGCCGTGATGAATTGAAGCAGCACGAAATGCAGCAGCGATTCACGGATGACAGATTAAGATTCTTTATCGGTGACGTGCGTGATGCGGAAAGACTTTGCCGGGCATTTGAAGGAGTTGATATCGTGGTCCATGCGGCTGCTCTGAAACAGGTGCCCACTGCCGAATATAATCCTTTTGAGGCAATCAAGACCAATGTTTTGGGCGCCAAGAATGTGATTGATTCCGCCATAGATCGTGGTATTACCAAGGTAATGGCAATAAGCACGGATAAAGCGGTTAATCCGATTAATCTTTACGGAGCAAGTAAACTATGTGCGGAAAAGTTGTTTATTGACGGCAATGCTTATGCCGGCGCCAAAAACACCAACTTCAGTGTCGCAAGATACGGCAATGTCGTCGGCAGCCGGGGCAGTGTCATTCCATTATTTAACGAGATGAAAAAGACAGGGATTCTGACTATTACAGATGAGCGGATGACCCGCTTCTGGATTACGTTAGAGCAAGGCGTTAACTTTGTCATCGAATGTATAGAACAAATGCAGGGTGGTGAGATTTTTGTACCCAAAATACCCAGTATGAAAATGGTAGATGTGGCAAAGTCAATCGCTCCTAAATGTAAAATTAAGATTATCGGCATCAGGCCGGGCGAGAAGCTTCACGAGGCATTGATGACAGATGATGAAGTGCGCCGGGCATTGGAGTTTCATGATTTTTATGTGGTTCAACCTGATTTCAAGTGGTGGAGCGATGGTAACTGGAAAGGCGGGAAAAAATTATCTGAAGAGTTTAAGTATTCAAGCGATAAAAACAATCGGTGGTTAACCGCTGCCGAACTGAAAAGGATGATATAA
- a CDS encoding glycosyltransferase family protein has protein sequence MILCVLQVRMGSTRLPKKAVKKIMGKPMLWYMYQRLKAARLVDKIVIATTTQKEDYVIIKFAKQNHYDWYDGSENDILDRTYQAAKKFTSDAVVRVTGDCPLIDPEVIDKIVEYYLKHKNKVDYVSNVIKPTYPDGLDAELFTSSLLEKLRLKLKDAFWREWVSSYVRKYHDKSRLANIENKTDLSALRWTVDYPEDFKFVSEVFKCLYNKKRIFLMRDILNLLETHPELIEINKKYSRDSAYFEALKKAGKEKQTNEKRLYAR, from the coding sequence ATGATTTTGTGTGTTCTGCAAGTGCGTATGGGTTCTACCCGTTTGCCTAAAAAGGCGGTAAAGAAAATTATGGGCAAGCCAATGCTTTGGTATATGTACCAGCGTCTTAAAGCCGCTCGGTTAGTTGACAAAATCGTAATAGCCACCACCACGCAAAAAGAAGATTACGTCATTATAAAATTTGCGAAGCAGAATCATTATGACTGGTATGACGGCAGTGAAAACGATATCTTAGACCGGACATATCAGGCGGCAAAGAAGTTTACTTCGGATGCCGTCGTCAGGGTAACAGGGGATTGCCCTTTGATTGACCCTGAAGTAATAGATAAGATTGTGGAATATTACCTGAAACATAAAAATAAAGTAGATTATGTAAGCAATGTAATAAAACCGACCTATCCGGATGGATTAGATGCTGAATTATTTACCAGTAGCCTGTTGGAAAAATTACGGCTAAAGCTCAAGGATGCATTCTGGCGTGAATGGGTGAGTTCTTATGTAAGAAAATATCATGACAAATCGCGATTGGCTAACATAGAAAACAAAACAGATCTATCCGCATTAAGATGGACAGTGGATTATCCGGAAGATTTTAAGTTTGTATCGGAGGTTTTTAAATGCCTTTATAATAAAAAGAGGATTTTCTTGATGCGGGATATACTTAACTTATTAGAAACCCATCCTGAATTAATAGAAATTAATAAAAAATATAGTAGAGACTCTGCGTATTTTGAAGCACTCAAAAAAGCGGGAAAGGAGAAGCAAACAAATGAAAAACGCCTTTATGCCAGGTAA
- a CDS encoding Gfo/Idh/MocA family oxidoreductase, whose translation MHKKAGDKKIYRAAIIGCGRIGCGFDDNPKSKRIATHAGAYSNFRQTELMALSDLDVEKLRRYGEKYHVKGVYQNYEEMLEKEAIDILSVCTYNSTHLEIIENAINYNIKAILCEKPIADTLANAVKIVNLCRDKNIILSVNHLRRFDPSHQEVKNLIEKGVLGDIQQTTFYYTAGIANTGSHVFDLLRFFFGDVEWVQAIYSNSKFPNPNDPNIDGILKFKKGFICSLQSCDVSKFLIFELDIIGMKGRLKIMSGGYSCEFYEPNDSQYFPGYKELAKTKAPINETQNFTDKLTMINIVVHLVDCLDNNKTLISTGDDGKAALELICAVHESARRNGAKINLPLAHSDVEIKSK comes from the coding sequence ATGCACAAAAAGGCCGGAGATAAAAAAATATATCGGGCAGCGATAATTGGCTGCGGAAGAATTGGATGTGGTTTTGACGATAATCCTAAAAGCAAAAGAATTGCCACTCATGCCGGTGCTTATTCTAATTTCAGGCAGACTGAATTAATGGCATTGTCTGATCTGGATGTTGAAAAACTGCGCCGCTATGGAGAAAAATATCATGTCAAAGGGGTTTATCAAAATTATGAGGAGATGCTGGAAAAAGAAGCGATAGATATTCTTTCTGTCTGCACCTACAATTCAACGCATTTAGAAATAATAGAAAATGCAATCAACTATAATATAAAGGCAATCCTATGTGAAAAACCAATTGCAGATACGCTTGCCAATGCAGTTAAAATAGTCAATCTATGCAGAGATAAAAATATCATTCTGTCGGTAAATCACCTGCGGAGGTTTGACCCTTCGCACCAGGAGGTTAAGAACTTAATAGAAAAAGGCGTTTTAGGTGACATACAGCAAACGACCTTTTATTATACGGCCGGCATTGCCAATACCGGGTCGCATGTATTTGACTTACTCAGGTTTTTCTTCGGAGATGTTGAATGGGTCCAGGCAATTTACAGCAACAGCAAATTTCCTAATCCGAATGACCCGAATATTGACGGTATACTGAAGTTCAAAAAGGGATTTATCTGTTCCTTGCAATCCTGTGACGTAAGCAAGTTTCTTATATTTGAATTGGATATAATCGGAATGAAAGGGCGATTGAAAATAATGTCCGGCGGTTATAGTTGTGAGTTTTATGAGCCCAATGATAGCCAATACTTCCCCGGTTATAAAGAACTAGCTAAAACAAAAGCACCAATTAATGAAACACAAAATTTTACTGATAAACTGACCATGATAAATATAGTTGTGCATCTGGTTGATTGTTTAGATAACAATAAAACTCTGATTTCTACGGGAGATGATGGCAAAGCCGCATTGGAACTGATTTGCGCCGTTCATGAATCAGCCCGGAGAAATGGAGCAAAAATAAATCTGCCGCTGGCTCACAGCGACGTAGAAATTAAGTCAAAATAG
- the pseC gene encoding UDP-4-amino-4,6-dideoxy-N-acetyl-beta-L-altrosamine transaminase, producing MSKFIPYAQQWVDEADIRAVVKVLKSDWLTQGPKIAEFEKDVADYTGAKYAVAVSSGTAALHCACLSADIKKGDEVITTPITFAASANSVLYCGAKPVFADIKPDTWNINPKEIERKISSKTRAIIPVDFTGQPADLDEIKKIARKHKLVVIEDAAHAMGAIYKGKKVGGLSDLTILSFHPVKHVTTGEGGMILTNNFHYYQKLLMIRTHGITRRKDLLTKDEGSWYYEMHHLGYNYRLTDFQCALGLNQLKRLNQFLARRRSIVTQYNEAFKKIKEITIPYETSGVNSAWHLYIIRVKSNRREIFEALRRKKIQVNVHYIPVYYHPYYRKLGYKKGICSNAERYYEEAMTLPLFPKMTDSDVDYVIKIVKNVIGLYRK from the coding sequence ATGTCTAAATTTATTCCTTATGCGCAGCAATGGGTTGATGAGGCAGACATTCGTGCCGTGGTGAAGGTCTTAAAAAGTGATTGGTTAACTCAGGGACCAAAGATTGCGGAATTTGAAAAAGACGTTGCAGATTATACAGGTGCTAAATATGCCGTGGCTGTATCAAGCGGCACGGCGGCATTGCATTGCGCCTGTCTGTCTGCTGATATTAAAAAAGGTGATGAAGTAATTACCACTCCGATTACCTTTGCCGCTTCGGCTAATAGCGTGCTTTATTGCGGGGCAAAACCAGTTTTTGCCGATATCAAACCGGATACATGGAACATTAACCCCAAAGAGATTGAGAGAAAAATTAGCAGTAAAACAAGGGCAATTATTCCGGTAGATTTTACAGGACAACCGGCGGACTTGGATGAAATCAAAAAGATTGCCCGTAAACATAAATTAGTCGTTATTGAAGATGCGGCACATGCAATGGGCGCAATATATAAAGGCAAAAAAGTAGGCGGATTATCTGATTTAACTATCCTTAGTTTCCATCCGGTAAAACATGTTACCACAGGCGAAGGCGGAATGATTCTTACTAACAACTTCCATTATTATCAGAAATTGTTGATGATTAGAACGCATGGAATTACCCGTAGAAAAGACTTGCTGACTAAAGATGAAGGATCGTGGTATTATGAAATGCATCATTTAGGGTATAATTATCGTTTAACTGATTTTCAGTGCGCGCTTGGATTAAACCAATTGAAACGGTTAAACCAGTTCCTTGCCAGGCGTCGATCAATTGTAACGCAATATAACGAGGCATTTAAGAAGATTAAAGAAATAACCATTCCTTATGAAACATCCGGCGTGAATTCAGCCTGGCATCTTTATATTATAAGAGTAAAATCAAATCGGCGGGAAATATTTGAAGCATTGCGACGGAAGAAAATACAGGTGAATGTTCATTACATCCCTGTCTATTATCACCCTTATTACCGGAAATTGGGTTATAAAAAAGGCATTTGTTCGAATGCCGAAAGATATTACGAAGAAGCAATGACTTTACCCCTGTTTCCTAAAATGACTGATTCTGATGTTGATTACGTAATTAAAATTGTTAAAAATGTGATCGGTTTATATCGTAAGTAA
- a CDS encoding Gfo/Idh/MocA family oxidoreductase, with protein MKILVVGCGSIGERHIRNLKALGVDEIIACDTDKARLNSIKQKYQVTVIPSLKDALKQPLNAMLICTPPHLHLPIAFEGIKKGQSLFIEKPISHNLLKVNQLCHSVKSKKLVFMVGFNFRFNAGLIKIKQLIERNQIGKVISGNVSFGSYLPARHPNRDYRQEYGAKAEWGGGVILDAIIHQIDYLVFLLGKVASLFCLADKRSKLELNVEDCADILLQFKSHAVITLHSDFIRRPYSHSFELVGDSGTIIWDIFGCRVKWYNAHQQKWHLFDYNKDLNKMYLAELKHFINCVRQKKVPDVTCEDGRYSLMIALAAKESALAGKMLKI; from the coding sequence ATGAAAATATTAGTTGTTGGCTGTGGCTCAATCGGCGAAAGACATATCAGGAACTTAAAAGCTCTGGGCGTTGACGAGATAATCGCTTGCGATACCGATAAAGCAAGGCTTAATTCAATAAAGCAAAAATATCAGGTAACGGTTATTCCGAGCCTTAAGGATGCATTGAAGCAACCATTAAATGCTATGCTGATTTGCACACCGCCCCACCTGCATTTACCAATCGCTTTTGAAGGCATTAAAAAAGGGCAATCTCTCTTTATTGAAAAACCAATCTCCCATAACCTTTTAAAAGTTAATCAATTATGCCATTCGGTTAAAAGCAAGAAGTTAGTGTTTATGGTGGGCTTTAATTTCCGGTTTAATGCCGGCTTAATTAAGATAAAACAATTAATAGAGCGTAACCAAATCGGCAAGGTAATCAGCGGGAATGTCTCTTTCGGTTCTTATTTACCGGCACGTCATCCTAACCGGGATTATCGCCAGGAATATGGCGCAAAAGCCGAATGGGGCGGGGGAGTAATATTAGATGCCATCATCCATCAAATAGATTACCTTGTTTTCCTTTTGGGTAAAGTAGCATCCCTATTCTGTTTAGCTGATAAAAGAAGTAAGTTAGAGCTTAATGTAGAAGATTGTGCGGATATCCTACTGCAATTCAAGTCGCATGCTGTTATTACGTTGCATTCAGATTTTATCAGAAGGCCTTACTCTCACTCGTTTGAATTAGTCGGTGATTCAGGAACTATTATATGGGACATTTTCGGGTGCAGGGTAAAATGGTATAATGCTCACCAACAGAAGTGGCATCTTTTTGATTATAACAAGGACTTGAATAAAATGTATTTAGCAGAATTAAAACATTTTATTAATTGTGTCAGGCAGAAAAAGGTTCCTGACGTTACCTGCGAAGATGGAAGATACTCATTGATGATAGCCTTAGCCGCTAAGGAATCAGCATTAGCAGGAAAGATGTTAAAAATATGA